CGCGTCATCAGAAGCTGTTTGCCGATCTCGACGATCTCGATCAGTTTGGTTGGATTCGAGTCAAGATCGATCATGTTCCCGGCTTCCTTCGCCGCCTGCGTGCCCGTATTCATGGCAACACCGACATCTGCTTGAGCCAGTGCTGGAGCATCATTGGTTCCGTCGCCTGTCATGGCAACGAGTTTGCCGTCGGTCTGCTCGCGGCGGATGAGATCCATTTTGTCCTTCGGTGTTGCTTGGGCGAGGAAATCATCCACGCCAGCTTCGCGCGCAATGGCTGCGGCTGTGAGTGGATTATCACCAGTGATCATGACAGTGCGAATGCCCATGGCGCGGAGTTGGGTGAAGCGCTCTTTCATTCCTCCTTTGACAACATCTTTCAAGTGGATAACGCCCATTGCACGAGGTCCGTCAGTGACAACGAGGGGAGTACCCCCCGTGCGCGCGATGGTCTCAAGCGAAAGCTGCAACTCTCTGGGGATTTCCCCGCCGCATTCTTGCAAGTATCTCTGAATGGAGTCGGCAGCGCCCTTACGTACGCGTCTGCCATTGAGATTCACGCCTGACATTCGCGTTTGTGCCGTAAAGGGAACAAACTCAGCGTGAGGTTCTGAAAGCTCGCGTGCTCGCAAGTTGTATTTTTCTTTTGCCAAAACAACGATCGAGCGGCCTTCCGGCGTTTCGTCGGGCAGTGATGAGAGCTGCGCCGCATCGGCCAATTGATCTGCACTCACTCCCGGTGCGGGAATGAACTCGGCAGCTTGTCGATTGCCAAAGGTGATCGTGCCTGTCTTGTCCAGGAGCAGCGTGTTGACGTCGCCTGCAGCCTCGACGGCGCGGCCGGACATCGCAAGAACGTTGTGCTGAATTAATCGATCCATGCCGGCGATTCCGATCGCAGACAGCAGTCCGCCAATGGTTGTTGGAATCAGGCACACCAGCAACGAGACCAATACAAACACCGTTTGCGGGCTGCCTGAGTAGATCGCGAAGGGTTGCAGTGTAACCACCGCGAGCAGGAAGATGATTGTCAGTCCCGCGAGCAGAATGTTGAGCGCGATTTCATTCGGCGTCTTCTGACGTTCTGCGCCTTCGACCAGCGCAATCATGCGATCTAGGAATGTTTCGCCCGGATTCCTGGTAATGCTGATTTTGATCTGATCGGAAAGAACTCGGGTGCCGCCGGTAACCGCAGAGCGGTCTCCACCTGCCTCGCGAATCACAGGGGCGGACTCGCCAGTAATGGCGGATTCGTCCACTGAGGCGATGCCCTCAATGATTTCGCCATCGGATGGAATGAACTCGCCGGCGCAGCAGATCACGACATCGTCAGCGCGGAGTTTCGAACTGGGAATGGTTTCGATGGTGCCGTCGGGCATCAAGCGATTCGCTTGCGTCTCTGAACGTGCTTTGCGCAGCGTATCCGCCTGAGCTTTGCCGCGCCCTTCGGCCATGGCTTCCGCGAAGTTGGCGAACAGTACGGTGAACCACAACCAAAGAGTAATCTGCACGTTGAAATTAAAATCCGCGTGACTGGTGAAGAGTAGTGCGGTAGTGATCACACTGCCGACTTCGACCACGAACATCACGGGATTGCCCATCATCTTGCGCGGATTCAGCTTCAGTACCGAATCCCAAAGAGCACGGCGGACGATCTTCCATGCCCAAACAGCTTTCGACTTGGCCATGCTTACCTCGCTTCCTCAACTCTTCTCAACCACTACCGCTTCACTGCAATTCCTGACCACACTGCCCCAACCAATCCGAATGGCCACGCGCCCTGAAGGCATCCATAGGTCGAGCCCAGCAGGCATGAGAATGCAAATGCCAGAACAAACCAGTCGCTGCGGTCCTCGAGCGCGTAGGGGATCAACATCGCCGTCACCGCGAACAGCCCAAAAGCAGAAAGCAGCGTCATGCATTCTTATCTCCGATCAGAATGTTTTACCGGCTGCCATCAGCAGATGTTCAAGAATCGGCCCTAGGCTGAGGGCAGGAAAAAACGTGAGGGCTCCAACGATCAGGATTACTCCGATGAGCAGGGCGCTAAATAGCGGCGTCGTCACTGGAAACGTTCCCAATGATGGAGGCACATATTTCTTCCGGGCCAGATTACCCGCAATTCCCAGCGTGGGAATAATCATCAAGAAGCGCCCAATCAGGGTGTTCAGGCCCAGAGCCGTGTTGTAGTAAAGCGTATTGCCATTCAAACCACCGAATGCCGAGCCGTTGTTTGCGGCGGTTGAAGTGAACGCGTACAGAACCTGTGAAAGTCCGTGCGGACCAGGGTTGCTGACGCTGGTTGTTCCGAATTGATAGAGAACAGAGACAGAGGCGAATGACAGGATTGCGAGCGGAAATACCAGCGAAACCAACATCGCCATTTTCACGTCATAGGCCTCGATCTTCTTGCCCAGGTATTCCGGCGTGCGACCGACCATCAGCCCAGCGATGAATACGGCGAGCACAATGTAGATCAGAACGCCATACATTCCAGCGCCTACGCCGCCGAAGATTGTTTCGTTCAGCATCATGTTGGCAAGCGGAACCATTCCACCGATGGGCGTAAAGGAATCGTGAAATCCGTTCACAGCGCCACAGCTTGTGTCTGTGGTAATCGTGGCCCAAAGGGCAGAATTAGCGATCCCAAAACGGACCTCTTTCCCTTCCATGTTGCCGCCAGACTGCAACCTAGTTACGCGCTGATCGGTTCCGGCAAGTAATGGATTCCCGCGTGCCTCAGCCCAATAGGCGGTGATTACGCCTGCGAAGAAGAGAATTGCCATGGCGGACCACACTGCCCAGCCATGTCGCGGAGACCTCGTCATCCTACCGAGTGTGTATGTAAGTCCTGAGGAGATCGCGAACATGCAGAACATTTCGATCAGGTTTGAAAGCGGGGTAGGATTTTCGAATGGATGAGCGCTGTTGGCGTTAAAGAAGCCTCCGCCATTCGTTCCAAATTCCTTGATAATCTCCTGCGACGCGACCGGTCCTTGCGCGATGTTCTGATCGGTAACGGTGTCCATGACCGGCTTGCCGTTCGCGTCAACCATCGGCTTGCCGTCAGGACCTGTCTTCTGAATCTGCTGCGGTTCGACGAGCTTCGCAACGTCATACGGCCTAAAGTTCTGCGGCACTCCCTGCCACACCAGCAGCAACGCACCAAGAACACAAGCGGGCATCAATACCCAAAGAGTGCAGCGAACAAGATCAACCCAGAAATTGCCGATCGTTTCCTTCTCGCGCCGTACGATTCCGCGAATGAATGCAATCGCCAGCGCGATCCCGACTGCAGCAGAAACGAAGTTGTGGTAAGCGAGCCCGGCCATCTGCGTGAAGTAACTCATCGTGGTCTCGCCGCTGTAATTCTGCCAATTCGTATTCGTGGTGAATGAGGCGGCGGTATTGAAGGAAAGATCAGGAGCGACGTCGGCAAGCTTCTGCGGATTCCAGGGCAGGTGCAGTTGCACACGCTGCATGATGTAGAGCACGAGCATCGACACCGCGCTAAACAGCAGCATGGCGATTGCGTACTCGGTCCACCGCATTTCGCGGTTCTCATCGACTCCGGTTGTGCAATAGATCAGCTTCTCGATCGGACGCATGACCGGGTCCATGAAAGTGCGCTCGCGATTGAAGACGCGCGCCATGAAGATGCCGAGCGGTTTTGTGATCGCAAGCACCAGAGCGCAGAAGAACAGGATTTGAAACCATCCATGTACCGTCATCAGAACTTCTCCGGATGCAGCAAGGCGTAAAGCAGGTAAACCGTCAACAGAACGCAAATCACAAGCATCACAGCAGATTCGGTATGCAAGAGAACTCCTTACTTCGTCCGTTCACAAAAGTGAACGTAGGCGATCGAAAACGCGAAGAAAGCAATCGTTACCAAAATGAAAATCAGGTCTTTCATAGTTGCTCCTTACCATGCACGCGCTTGCGGCCCATCAAAACAGGATTCCCACTTCCATCACTCCGCGACGTTGGTTCGGATTCGTGCCCACCGGGCCGAAAGCGGCCCCGGGAGTAATACTGTTCGCGCGTACAAACGCGAGATCTCCGTGCGCAAAGAATCGGTGATATTGGAAAGTTGGCGTCAGCGTGAGCGACCACGCCGAGCTGCCCGGCCCGTACATCAAGTTGACGGAACCCTCTGCGCTGCTGCCGGTGCTTCCGAGATATTCGCCTCGACCTGCAAGCGAGAATCCGTGCTTCAGTCTGCGGCTTACGAGCAATGCGCCGCCATTCGTTGATGCTCCGTGGGCGATGCCGACAGCAGGATTCGTAGGAACGTTGCTGTATTGGTAGTAAGGTTGCATAACCCATCCGCTCTTCGTGTACGTGTATATCGCGGCGTAGATGACGCTGTTGTTCTGCACAGGCGTAGCGAGAGTCTGGAACGCTGTTTGTCGGAGATTGCCCATGCCAATGAATGACAGAGTATGTGCGCCGCTGACGTAAGTTAACGAACCGCTCAGCCAAGAGTAGCGATTGGAGTAGTAGCCATCGTTCCAGCTAAGCGACGCTGTAAATTTGCCGACCGCCTGGTTCACCTGGATTCCGCGATTGACATCGTTCTCCTGGTTCCACAACAGGCCGCGGTTAATGTTCATGTTCTGAAAATCGAACGTGTATTCCGCCCCTATCAATGTAGGCAATGAGCCGATCATCACGGATGTGTTCTTTGCGGGTGCCAGCTTCACGTACCAAACTGGAACTGGGCCAAAGAGATTGGAGAGTGCTTTGTCGGTTGCGAGGAAAGGAGTGCCAAGAGTAAGGATGTTGTAGACGCCGGCTTGAAGGTAAAACTGCCAAAAGTCGGTGGTCTTTTGTAGAAATATTTGACCGTTGCTGACAGCTGCCTGTGTCGCGTGATCACCGGCTACGTGATTCCCTTGCCAAACTCCCATCCCGCTCACGATCCCGTTCAAGTTCAGCTTGCCGAAGGGTCCGCTTTCAAAGACGATGGGAGGTGCCGCCTGAAGTGGTCCAGTAATGCTGGGCGTAGTGAGTGGTGTTGCGGCAGAAACGGTGGCCCCGCTGCTCGCACTTGTTTGGGAATCTGGAGAATCCTGACTATACCCCGCGGGGAGTGCCAAAAAGGAAAACGCAATGGCGATAAACAGCGCTGTGTTGGCGGGTTGCGTGAAAACGCCGCTCCGGCTTAATGCCGCAATTAACTTCGCAACCATCCAGCATCAATTTACGAACCGGGCGGTAAGGTGGGGCTAAGGCAGTCATAAAGATTTTGCTAAGAGCAGCTGATGCTTCGCAATGGAAACTTAAAGTACTGGACGCGCGGGCCAACTTCGACGGATTGCGGATTATGAGATAGCGAAGTTACTCGCCCGGAGTGAAGCGGTATCCGATCCAAGGTTCGGTAAGGATGTAGTGTTTATCGCCGCCTCCTTCGAGTTTTTTGCGGAGCTGGCCGATAAAGACGCGCAGGTATTCGTTTTGATTCACACTCTGTGCTCCCCAAACGGAACGCAAGAGCACCGCATGAGTGATGACCTTTTCCGGATGACGTGCAAAGTAGACGAGCAGATCAAACTCTTTTGGAGTAAGTCTGACCTCTTCACCGCGAACCAGGATTCGATGTCCTGCGAGATCGATTTTGAAATCCCCAACCTCGATTTCCTGCTCTTCCGCCGGCGGTGGAGAGAAGCGCCGCAGATTCGCTCGAACGCGGGCGAGCAGTTCATTCATGCTGAATGGTTTGGTGACGTAGTCGTCGGCGCCGGCGTCGAGCGCTTCGATTTTCGAGCGCTCCTCGCCCCTCACGGACAAAACGATGATCGGGACGTCGGATTTATTACGCACTCGCTTCGTGAGCTCAATTCCGCTGATGTTTGGCATGGAGAGATCGGTGATGACCAGCTCGGGCGGCCAGTCATTCACGACATCGAGTGCCGCCTCGGCGTCGTTGGCGACCCGAATCTCATAGCCATGACTGGAAAGGGTGGTGCGCAGCACGCGCGTGATCTGCGGCTCATCGTCCACCACGAGTATGCGACGGCCTGGCACTAATCTGCCCTTTGCGTAATGATATGCACGTCCACCGGCGGAGCATTCCGCATGAAACGCTGAATTGCTCCGAGATACAGATACTCGCGCCAGCCTCCGACTGCCGATCGTCCGAACACAACCTGGGTGATGTGCTCGTCGCGTACGAACTCAGCCACTGCGGAAGCGATGTCTTTTCCCTTCAGCCGCACAATCCTTCCCGAAAGATTTTCCACGAATTGGAAATTTGCATTCAAGCTGCGCGCGTTCTCCGGATTGCGATCTTTCTCCTGCTCCACATAAACGCAGAAAAAATCGGCATCGATACGATCGGCGATTCTCGCGCCTCGGGCAATGAGCTGCTGCGACTCAGGATGAGAGCTGATGCAGACTGCAATCTTCTCGCGTACGCCCCAGTTCTGATCGATGTTCTTTTTCTTGAGATATTCATCCAGGCTACGGTCAACTGCGTGGGTTACCTGACGTAACGCAAGTTCCCGCAAAGCTATGAGGTTTCCCCGTCGAAAAAAGTTCTTCAGTGCTTTTTCCGCGCGATCAAGCGGATAGATGTCGCCTCGCTGCATGCGCGTTTGCAGCGCCTCGGGAGTCAGATCCGCCATTACGATTTCATCAGCGCGTTGAAGTACCGAATCGGGAACAGTTTCCCGCACCTGAATTCCTGTGATGCTCTGAACCGTCGGGTTCATGCTCTCGAGATGCTGAATGTTCATCGTGGAGATAACGTCGATCTTATTATCGAGCAGGTCCAAAACATCTTCGTAACGCTTACGATGCTTGCTCCCTTCGACGTTGGTGTGCGCGAATTCATCGATAAGAGCCACCTGCGGCTTGCGTGCCATGATCGCATCCACGTCCATCTCCTCGAAGATGGCGCCTTTGTATTCGAGTTTGCGTCGCGGCACAACCTCCAACTGCTCAACTAATTCTGCGATGCCCTTGCGTCCGTGCGTCTCAATCAAGCCGATGACGACGTCCTCGCCACGGCGGTGCCGCCGAATTGCTTCGCTCAGCATGTTGTACGTCTTACCAACTCCGGGAGCGTAGCCGAGGATCAGCTTGAAAACCCCGACCCGCTTTTCCGGGGCGGTTTGCTCCAACCATTCTTCGGGTGTCTTTGGCACGGATTTACATTCTTGCGTGCGGCGTTGCAAGTTGTCTAATTCGGCTAAAATCGCCGCGTGCAATCTGCGCTGAAAAGAACGTTGAGATTCGCAGCCGTTGTCCTGGTTATCGCTGTTATTACATATCTCTGCAAGCGCGTGGTGAGGGTAAATCCAACTACTGTCGCGCTGTCCTTTTTGCTTGGAGTACTCATCGTTTCTGCTAATTGGGGCCTAACGGTTGCCGTGTTCATGTCGTTTGTTGCCGCCCTCGCTTTCAACTTCTTTTTTCTGCCTCCTGTCGGCACTTTCACCATCGCTGACACGCAAAACTGGGTAGCGCTGCTCGCGTTCCTGGTTACTGCTGTCGTCTCGAGCAATCTGTCTGAGCGTGTGCGGCGTGAAGCGCGTGAAGCGAATGCCCGTCGTCACGAAATGGAGCGGCTCTATTCCTTCAGCCAGCAGCTTTTGACAAGTGAAAATGTAGTCGAGTTACTGAACCTCATCCCCCGCTATCTGGCCGAGACATTCCAGGTGCGTGCCGCGTCCATCTACATCATTGATCGAGACCGTATATATCGCTTTACACATGCCGATCAAGAGATCGGGAACGATGAATTAAAGATGGCTGCCGCGCGATCTGAACTCGTGATCGATCGTGACCGCCACGTGAGCTTGGTTCCCATTCGCATGGGAACGCGCACAATAGGCGTTCTTGCCCTTGGTGGAAGTAGCTTTTCTCAAGAAACCCTGGAGGCCGTAGGAAGCCTGATTGCTGTGGCGATCGAACGTGCTGCGGCTGTCGAAAAGCTTACACATACAGAGGCCGCACGCGAGAGCGAGCGTCTGCGATCGGCGCTGCTCGATTCGGTGACGCACGAATTTCGTACGCCTCTCACGTCGATCAAAGCGTCGGTCAGCAGTCTTTTGAGCGAAGCGCAACTTGCTCCTGAACAGCGCCAAGAACTGCTTACGGTCATCGATGAAGAGAGCGAACGGCTAAACCGCCTTGTGGGTGAAGCAGTGGAGAT
This genomic interval from Terriglobales bacterium contains the following:
- a CDS encoding outer membrane beta-barrel protein → MVAKLIAALSRSGVFTQPANTALFIAIAFSFLALPAGYSQDSPDSQTSASSGATVSAATPLTTPSITGPLQAAPPIVFESGPFGKLNLNGIVSGMGVWQGNHVAGDHATQAAVSNGQIFLQKTTDFWQFYLQAGVYNILTLGTPFLATDKALSNLFGPVPVWYVKLAPAKNTSVMIGSLPTLIGAEYTFDFQNMNINRGLLWNQENDVNRGIQVNQAVGKFTASLSWNDGYYSNRYSWLSGSLTYVSGAHTLSFIGMGNLRQTAFQTLATPVQNNSVIYAAIYTYTKSGWVMQPYYQYSNVPTNPAVGIAHGASTNGGALLVSRRLKHGFSLAGRGEYLGSTGSSAEGSVNLMYGPGSSAWSLTLTPTFQYHRFFAHGDLAFVRANSITPGAAFGPVGTNPNQRRGVMEVGILF
- the kdpA gene encoding potassium-transporting ATPase subunit KdpA; its protein translation is MTVHGWFQILFFCALVLAITKPLGIFMARVFNRERTFMDPVMRPIEKLIYCTTGVDENREMRWTEYAIAMLLFSAVSMLVLYIMQRVQLHLPWNPQKLADVAPDLSFNTAASFTTNTNWQNYSGETTMSYFTQMAGLAYHNFVSAAVGIALAIAFIRGIVRREKETIGNFWVDLVRCTLWVLMPACVLGALLLVWQGVPQNFRPYDVAKLVEPQQIQKTGPDGKPMVDANGKPVMDTVTDQNIAQGPVASQEIIKEFGTNGGGFFNANSAHPFENPTPLSNLIEMFCMFAISSGLTYTLGRMTRSPRHGWAVWSAMAILFFAGVITAYWAEARGNPLLAGTDQRVTRLQSGGNMEGKEVRFGIANSALWATITTDTSCGAVNGFHDSFTPIGGMVPLANMMLNETIFGGVGAGMYGVLIYIVLAVFIAGLMVGRTPEYLGKKIEAYDVKMAMLVSLVFPLAILSFASVSVLYQFGTTSVSNPGPHGLSQVLYAFTSTAANNGSAFGGLNGNTLYYNTALGLNTLIGRFLMIIPTLGIAGNLARKKYVPPSLGTFPVTTPLFSALLIGVILIVGALTFFPALSLGPILEHLLMAAGKTF
- a CDS encoding histidine kinase, which gives rise to MPKTPEEWLEQTAPEKRVGVFKLILGYAPGVGKTYNMLSEAIRRHRRGEDVVIGLIETHGRKGIAELVEQLEVVPRRKLEYKGAIFEEMDVDAIMARKPQVALIDEFAHTNVEGSKHRKRYEDVLDLLDNKIDVISTMNIQHLESMNPTVQSITGIQVRETVPDSVLQRADEIVMADLTPEALQTRMQRGDIYPLDRAEKALKNFFRRGNLIALRELALRQVTHAVDRSLDEYLKKKNIDQNWGVREKIAVCISSHPESQQLIARGARIADRIDADFFCVYVEQEKDRNPENARSLNANFQFVENLSGRIVRLKGKDIASAVAEFVRDEHITQVVFGRSAVGGWREYLYLGAIQRFMRNAPPVDVHIITQRAD
- a CDS encoding DUF4118 domain-containing protein: MRFAAVVLVIAVITYLCKRVVRVNPTTVALSFLLGVLIVSANWGLTVAVFMSFVAALAFNFFFLPPVGTFTIADTQNWVALLAFLVTAVVSSNLSERVRREAREANARRHEMERLYSFSQQLLTSENVVELLNLIPRYLAETFQVRAASIYIIDRDRIYRFTHADQEIGNDELKMAAARSELVIDRDRHVSLVPIRMGTRTIGVLALGGSSFSQETLEAVGSLIAVAIERAAAVEKLTHTEAARESERLRSALLDSVTHEFRTPLTSIKASVSSLLSEAQLAPEQRQELLTVIDEESERLNRLVGEAVEMAQLDAKEVKLELRPHPIQDVIDTALEESRQILAGNPVEVRVPEQLPFALMDAMWITKVLRHLLENAVKYSQPESPIFISSEVKGDRLITNVADRGSGIDDLERSLIFDKFYRGQSQRYRVQGTGMGLAIVKAIVEAHGGRIDVASQLGHGSVFSFSLPIAS
- the kdpB gene encoding potassium-transporting ATPase subunit KdpB, with amino-acid sequence MAKSKAVWAWKIVRRALWDSVLKLNPRKMMGNPVMFVVEVGSVITTALLFTSHADFNFNVQITLWLWFTVLFANFAEAMAEGRGKAQADTLRKARSETQANRLMPDGTIETIPSSKLRADDVVICCAGEFIPSDGEIIEGIASVDESAITGESAPVIREAGGDRSAVTGGTRVLSDQIKISITRNPGETFLDRMIALVEGAERQKTPNEIALNILLAGLTIIFLLAVVTLQPFAIYSGSPQTVFVLVSLLVCLIPTTIGGLLSAIGIAGMDRLIQHNVLAMSGRAVEAAGDVNTLLLDKTGTITFGNRQAAEFIPAPGVSADQLADAAQLSSLPDETPEGRSIVVLAKEKYNLRARELSEPHAEFVPFTAQTRMSGVNLNGRRVRKGAADSIQRYLQECGGEIPRELQLSLETIARTGGTPLVVTDGPRAMGVIHLKDVVKGGMKERFTQLRAMGIRTVMITGDNPLTAAAIAREAGVDDFLAQATPKDKMDLIRREQTDGKLVAMTGDGTNDAPALAQADVGVAMNTGTQAAKEAGNMIDLDSNPTKLIEIVEIGKQLLMTRGSLTTFSIANDVAKYFAIIPAMFAATFPVLNALNIMRLRTPESAILSAVIFNALIIIALIPLALRGVKYRPRGAAALLRRNLWIYGVGGIIAPFVGIKGIDMIITRIGLA
- a CDS encoding response regulator transcription factor is translated as MPGRRILVVDDEPQITRVLRTTLSSHGYEIRVANDAEAALDVVNDWPPELVITDLSMPNISGIELTKRVRNKSDVPIIVLSVRGEERSKIEALDAGADDYVTKPFSMNELLARVRANLRRFSPPPAEEQEIEVGDFKIDLAGHRILVRGEEVRLTPKEFDLLVYFARHPEKVITHAVLLRSVWGAQSVNQNEYLRVFIGQLRKKLEGGGDKHYILTEPWIGYRFTPGE